The Nostoc sp. 'Lobaria pulmonaria (5183) cyanobiont' genome window below encodes:
- a CDS encoding thioesterase II family protein, producing the protein MTTTQTFNSWLTYTKPNPQASVRLFCFPYAGGSSVIFRRWAESLPKTVEVCSIELPGRGTQMKSAPFSRLKPLVGAIAQALTRNQFAPGLLPHLNKPFAFFGHSMGAIVSFELARLLRKQYGLEPVHMFVSGRRAPQIPDPDSPIHALSEPEFIEELRRLNGTPEALLENAELMQLLVPILRADFEVLETYVYATESPLDCPITAFGGLQDQEVNYDELQAWREQTNAVFSLQMFRGDHFFLHSAQSLLLQSLSQELQQITSKIDHVQENSD; encoded by the coding sequence ATGACAACCACACAAACATTTAACTCCTGGCTAACATATACCAAACCAAATCCTCAGGCTTCAGTGCGTTTATTCTGCTTCCCGTATGCAGGTGGTAGTTCTGTAATTTTTCGCAGATGGGCTGAGAGTCTACCTAAAACTGTGGAAGTTTGCTCTATTGAACTTCCTGGACGAGGAACCCAGATGAAGTCAGCCCCATTTTCGCGGCTAAAACCTCTTGTGGGTGCGATCGCCCAAGCGCTGACAAGGAATCAGTTTGCTCCCGGCTTGCTTCCACATTTAAATAAGCCATTCGCCTTCTTTGGTCACAGCATGGGAGCGATCGTTAGTTTTGAGCTAGCCCGTTTACTCCGCAAACAGTACGGTCTTGAACCAGTACATATGTTTGTTTCCGGCCGCCGCGCTCCACAAATTCCCGATCCAGATTCACCTATCCATGCTCTAAGTGAACCTGAGTTCATAGAAGAACTACGCCGTCTCAATGGTACTCCCGAAGCACTGCTGGAAAATGCCGAATTAATGCAACTTCTTGTCCCAATTCTAAGAGCAGACTTTGAAGTTCTAGAAACTTATGTCTATGCTACCGAGTCACCACTTGATTGTCCTATTACTGCTTTTGGTGGCTTACAGGATCAAGAGGTTAATTATGATGAACTTCAAGCTTGGCGCGAACAGACAAATGCTGTATTCTCACTACAGATGTTCAGGGGCGATCATTTCTTTTTACACTCAGCCCAATCACTCCTGCTACAGTCACTTTCTCAAGAACTACAGCAAATTACCAGTAAAATAGACCATGTACAGGAGAATTCTGATTGA